In Crassostrea angulata isolate pt1a10 chromosome 6, ASM2561291v2, whole genome shotgun sequence, a genomic segment contains:
- the LOC128187598 gene encoding uncharacterized protein LOC128187598 produces MGAYVTADQKCWTVEDIKSGKDGFISCAEKYIIVRDLDTYTEYRREEYSCLRGYSEINQILNCTGLRNICGSKDVDILGIIKEYIEYCWNVVRVCIIFDCIPAPVMNLMNRKASHYLTKAKGSYFLAAQFAGMLRCSFYGDVSQITVFKLDLSEISVRNKNGSRIWEYPNKCRYCEVMYDEFLYMCGVFTCSKNVSQVEAIEISIYSGNLRNITVIVEGAVHYQCRQSTYEHETNEQIRKLMSTLNDVKKCGWFSKDFLPWTTTLLSSVLSLFLTVIYVIKFCSWGKFKDTPSKAIRSSNQGRSKIHRNVTDNNYETPHQYTEIQV; encoded by the exons ATGGGAG CATATGTAACAGCTGACCAAAAATGTTGGACAGTTGAGGATATCAAATCAGGAAAAGATGGGTTTATCAGTTGTGCAGAAAAATATATCATCGTGAGGGATCTTGACACATATACAGAGTACAGAAGAGAAGAATATTCCTGTCTCAGAGGATATTCGGAAATAAACCAGATATTAAACTGCACAGGGCTACGTAACATCTGTGGTTCAAAAGATGTAGACATTTTAGGCATCATTaaagaatatatagaatatTGCTGGAATGTTGTGAGAGTTTGCATCATATTTGACTGTATTCCTG CACCTGTTATGAACTTGATGAATAGAAAAGCTAGTCATTATTTGACAAAAGCCAAAGGAAGCTATTTTCTAGCTGCTCAATTTGCTGGAATGTTGCGGTGTTCTTTTTATGGAGATGTTTCGCAAATTACTGTTTTCAAATTGGATTTGTCAGAAATTTCGGTTCGAAATAAAAATGGATCGAGGATTTGGGAATATCCAAACAAATGTCGCTACT GTGAGGTAATGTATGACGAATTTCTATATATGTGTGGTGTATTCACGTGTTCTAAAAATGTTAGCCAAGTTGAAGCAATAGAAATATCTATTTACTCTGGAAATTTGAGGAACATTACCGTCATTGTTGA AGGAGCAGTACATTATCAATGTCGACAAAGTACCTATGAGCACGAAACAAACGAACAAATACGGAAATTAATGTCAACTTTAAATG ATGTGAAAAAATGTGGATGGTTCTCTAAAGACTTTCTTCCCTGGACTACCACTCTTCTTTCATCAGTATTATCTTTATTCCTGACAGTCATCTATGTCATTAAGTTTTGTTCTTGGGGAAAGTTTAAGG ACACCCCTTCAAAGGCAATACG CTCTAGCAACCAAGGCCGTTCTAAAATACACAGAAATGTAACGGACAATAACTATGAGACTCCCCATCAGTACACGGAGATACAGGTGTAG